A single Leptospiraceae bacterium DNA region contains:
- a CDS encoding 2-oxo acid dehydrogenase subunit E2 — translation MARIIELMQLSPTMKTGTFVRWVKKPGDAVKSDTIIAEIETDKAIMEMMAFDEGILLATVANEGDQLPVGAPIAIVGEIGEEISELLEKARKKLNEMKSPSAVPTLQKEEKIETPPVKPQIKKEEGWAPKTEEPTEEPKEFLQKTMTLEAIESEEESEIKTTKKVFDRIEVEVSDFQKPIIDRPALNGDISIPPYISLAKSITKSKYPASPYAKKLAENYGVDLSVIVPEDGKRITAKDVENFVKNRKAGPTKEIKPDRRIPVAGIRKIIAERLYQSKANIPHYYLTIDIEVDPVLELREKMNHDLAEMKEEIKLTLNDFIIRAVAKSLTKHPVVNSSWQGDTIIQYGRIDIGIAVALDSGLITPYVRNADQLEFLEMVKQIRSLVKRARERKLKPEEYTNGTFTVSNLGMYGIKEFSAIINEPEAAIMAVGTIQKKPIIKNDQITVGNIVSITLSCDHRVIDGAEGASFLQTFKKYIENPYLMFV, via the coding sequence ATGGCACGTATCATAGAATTAATGCAATTATCCCCAACAATGAAAACAGGTACCTTCGTTCGTTGGGTGAAAAAACCCGGTGATGCCGTTAAGTCAGATACAATCATAGCAGAGATCGAAACCGATAAAGCCATCATGGAAATGATGGCTTTTGATGAAGGAATCCTGCTAGCAACAGTCGCAAATGAAGGAGATCAATTGCCCGTTGGAGCTCCCATAGCAATTGTGGGAGAAATCGGCGAAGAGATTTCAGAACTATTGGAAAAAGCAAGAAAAAAACTCAACGAAATGAAATCTCCTTCAGCAGTACCAACCCTTCAAAAAGAAGAAAAAATCGAAACACCACCAGTGAAACCTCAAATCAAAAAAGAAGAGGGATGGGCACCAAAAACAGAAGAACCTACAGAAGAGCCAAAAGAATTTCTTCAAAAAACAATGACTTTAGAAGCAATAGAAAGTGAAGAAGAATCAGAAATCAAAACTACGAAGAAAGTATTTGATCGCATCGAGGTTGAAGTTTCTGATTTTCAAAAGCCCATCATAGATAGACCAGCCTTAAACGGCGATATTAGCATACCTCCTTATATAAGTTTAGCAAAAAGCATCACAAAGAGTAAATACCCCGCAAGCCCCTATGCGAAGAAACTAGCAGAAAATTATGGAGTTGATCTGAGTGTGATTGTTCCCGAAGACGGAAAAAGAATCACAGCAAAGGACGTTGAAAACTTCGTAAAAAATAGAAAAGCTGGACCTACAAAAGAAATCAAGCCTGATAGACGTATCCCTGTAGCAGGTATACGAAAAATCATCGCAGAACGTTTGTATCAGTCCAAAGCGAATATCCCCCATTATTATTTGACAATCGATATCGAGGTGGATCCCGTTTTAGAACTTCGAGAAAAGATGAATCATGACCTTGCAGAAATGAAAGAGGAAATCAAACTAACACTAAATGATTTTATCATCAGAGCTGTAGCCAAGTCTTTAACAAAACATCCTGTGGTGAATAGTAGCTGGCAGGGAGATACCATCATTCAATATGGAAGGATTGATATTGGAATTGCTGTGGCTTTGGATTCAGGATTGATTACTCCTTATGTTCGGAATGCAGATCAGCTTGAGTTTTTAGAAATGGTCAAACAAATCCGTAGCTTGGTCAAAAGGGCACGAGAAAGAAAACTAAAGCCCGAGGAATACACCAATGGAACTTTTACGGTTTCGAATTTGGGAATGTATGGAATCAAAGAATTCTCAGCCATCATCAATGAACCAGAAGCAGCCATCATGGCGGTGGGAACGATACAAAAAAAACCAATCATAAAAAACGATCAAATTACAGTGGGAAATATTGTGTCCATTACCTTGAGCTGTGATCATAGAGTGATTGATGGAGCAGAAGGAGCAAGCTTTCTTCAAACTTTCAAAAAATACATTGAGAATCCTTACTTAATGTTTGTATAA
- a CDS encoding LTA synthase family protein → MSDLLLMHEAVFFSESILQNFSEEVLTFFVSFVLVSLAIAKVFHHVHVFLPRLRLIILIVLSSFFFFLNYQNTKSEFRWDPVIQLYQKGFLQYLIFEVLNYSDYFFFYSENDVHKVIQNNKIFDQNSQNEKVPFTPNVILVLNESFWNPKKAKLLSLKNDPIKEIELSKKAFEGELIVPNVGGGTANTEFEVLTGLRLNLLPEGISPYTGFINQYLYALPFVLKERGYKSIAVHPNFGWFYHRIDVYHFLGFDIFFPLESLPFIPNYYEGVILDDKAYDFVVSLLEKEHQPLFAFLITIQNHFPYPITNVPTDMLDGIKLPQDYFIDEYEQKLFFQHLFFLRRSNLDLIQFLNKLQNQKEPVIVISFGDHLPPFSKEFYQKIGLTDNYLDLRKTPLYIWTNFNFDYSFPKNELYAYELYYLILDILNIQNFQTQMYKGLNDKKAWKLYQYDVLFGKQIFYQKFLDKPLNNSHYQIGWIPHVERIECSNFSKFQVCILVGKNFTPFMKLQIGKKTYYPEFIDESHLIFFHHQNEEIAQIKKSLSITNDRDQDLNSSEVENIPIEYLSPSCMITSQLHEIPFTILSQNRDYYLIKIPIRLNGNEVFLTKGKIILPRIRSLTDKDFQIQYKKKKLSDTYYIHDQNIYLALPNIYKKRNLHLSEVLRFLQEREYALHQLSHDCLKNQNYDISFYTNIK, encoded by the coding sequence TACTTTCTTTGTTTCTTTTGTTCTTGTTTCTTTAGCCATCGCAAAAGTTTTTCATCACGTTCATGTCTTTCTTCCACGTTTGAGATTAATTATCTTGATTGTACTTTCTTCTTTCTTTTTTTTTCTAAACTATCAAAACACTAAAAGCGAATTCCGTTGGGATCCTGTAATCCAACTTTACCAAAAGGGATTTTTACAATATTTAATTTTTGAGGTATTGAATTATTCTGATTATTTCTTTTTCTACTCAGAAAATGATGTGCATAAAGTCATTCAAAACAACAAAATATTTGATCAAAACTCACAAAACGAAAAGGTCCCTTTCACTCCCAACGTCATTTTGGTTTTGAACGAAAGTTTTTGGAATCCAAAGAAAGCAAAACTTCTTTCTTTAAAAAACGATCCAATCAAAGAAATAGAACTCTCTAAAAAAGCTTTTGAAGGCGAGTTGATTGTCCCAAATGTTGGAGGAGGAACAGCAAACACGGAATTCGAAGTCTTAACAGGACTCAGACTGAATTTACTTCCTGAGGGGATATCTCCCTACACAGGATTCATCAATCAATATCTATATGCCTTACCTTTTGTTTTAAAAGAGAGGGGGTATAAATCAATTGCAGTGCATCCTAACTTCGGGTGGTTTTATCATCGTATCGACGTTTATCATTTTCTGGGATTTGATATTTTCTTTCCTTTAGAGTCATTGCCATTTATTCCGAACTACTATGAAGGGGTGATTTTGGATGATAAAGCCTACGATTTTGTTGTTTCGTTGTTAGAGAAAGAACATCAACCCCTTTTTGCTTTTTTGATTACAATTCAAAATCATTTTCCCTATCCTATAACAAATGTTCCCACTGATATGCTTGATGGGATCAAATTGCCTCAAGATTACTTTATTGATGAGTACGAGCAGAAATTGTTTTTCCAACACTTGTTTTTTTTACGGCGTTCAAATCTTGATCTTATCCAGTTTTTAAACAAATTACAAAATCAAAAGGAACCTGTGATCGTGATTAGTTTTGGTGATCATCTTCCACCATTCTCAAAAGAATTTTATCAAAAAATTGGATTGACTGATAATTACTTAGACCTAAGAAAGACCCCCCTTTATATTTGGACCAACTTTAATTTTGATTACTCATTCCCTAAGAATGAACTTTATGCTTATGAACTTTATTACTTGATCTTGGATATTCTTAATATACAAAACTTTCAAACACAAATGTATAAAGGTTTGAATGATAAAAAAGCTTGGAAGCTCTATCAATACGATGTTTTGTTTGGAAAACAAATTTTCTACCAAAAATTCTTAGATAAGCCACTGAACAATAGCCACTATCAAATCGGTTGGATACCTCATGTAGAAAGGATTGAGTGCTCAAATTTCAGTAAGTTCCAAGTTTGCATTTTGGTTGGGAAAAACTTCACTCCCTTCATGAAACTCCAAATCGGGAAAAAAACATATTATCCTGAGTTTATAGACGAAAGTCATCTTATTTTCTTTCATCACCAGAATGAAGAAATAGCTCAAATCAAGAAATCACTATCCATTACAAATGACAGGGATCAAGATTTGAATTCCTCAGAAGTCGAAAACATTCCAATTGAATATCTATCCCCCAGCTGTATGATAACCTCGCAACTTCACGAGATACCCTTTACCATTCTCAGTCAAAATCGAGACTATTACTTAATCAAAATCCCCATCAGACTCAACGGAAACGAAGTATTCCTTACCAAAGGAAAAATTATCCTTCCAAGAATACGTTCCCTTACTGATAAAGACTTTCAAATCCAATACAAAAAGAAAAAATTATCAGATACATACTACATACATGACCAAAACATCTATTTAGCTTTGCCAAATATTTACAAAAAAAGAAATCTTCACCTATCAGAGGTTCTTCGTTTTTTGCAAGAAAGAGAATATGCCCTACACCAACTTTCGCATGATTGTTTAAAAAATCAAAACTATGATATCAGTTTTTATACAAACATTAAGTAA
- a CDS encoding pyruvate dehydrogenase complex E1 component subunit beta: MPKITYREAVRRAMIEEMERDPNVFLMGEEVGHYQGAYKCSQGMLEKFGEMRVVDTPISEQGFAGVGIGAAMLGLRPIIEFMTWNFSLVAFDQIYNNAAKILYMSGGQIPIPIVFRGPGGAGGMLAAQHSQSLEALYVHCPGLKVVAPATAYDAYGLLKSSIRDNNPVIFIEGEVLYNTSWEVPDEEFLIPIGKADVKREGKDFTIITWNRGFWFTMEALDRILKEGYDPLILDLRSLRPMDEQAIIEATLKTGRVLIIEEGWPRASVGSYVSDFIQRNCFYDLHAPILRVSQEDVPMPYARNLERLSLPNPDKIMQAVKTLMSF, encoded by the coding sequence ATGCCAAAGATTACCTATCGAGAAGCTGTTCGTAGAGCTATGATCGAAGAAATGGAGCGAGATCCAAATGTGTTTTTGATGGGGGAAGAAGTAGGCCACTATCAAGGAGCTTATAAGTGTAGTCAGGGTATGTTGGAAAAATTTGGAGAAATGAGGGTAGTTGATACTCCCATCTCAGAACAGGGTTTTGCGGGAGTTGGGATTGGTGCGGCAATGTTGGGATTACGTCCCATCATCGAGTTTATGACATGGAATTTTTCGTTGGTGGCTTTTGATCAAATCTATAACAATGCAGCAAAAATTCTTTACATGTCAGGCGGGCAAATCCCGATTCCGATTGTTTTTCGTGGTCCTGGAGGTGCAGGTGGGATGCTTGCTGCTCAACATTCCCAGTCTCTTGAGGCTCTATATGTTCACTGTCCGGGCTTGAAGGTAGTAGCACCTGCCACTGCTTATGATGCCTATGGACTTCTGAAGAGCTCTATCCGTGATAACAATCCAGTGATTTTTATTGAAGGTGAGGTTCTGTATAACACCTCATGGGAAGTTCCTGATGAGGAATTTTTAATTCCGATTGGAAAAGCAGATGTAAAGCGAGAAGGAAAGGACTTCACCATCATCACTTGGAATCGAGGGTTTTGGTTTACAATGGAAGCTCTGGATCGAATCCTCAAAGAAGGATATGATCCTTTGATCTTAGATTTGAGGAGCTTAAGACCCATGGACGAGCAAGCCATTATCGAAGCTACTTTAAAAACAGGAAGGGTTTTGATTATCGAAGAAGGTTGGCCAAGGGCTTCTGTGGGTTCGTATGTTTCCGATTTCATCCAAAGAAATTGTTTTTATGACTTGCATGCTCCTATTTTGCGGGTTAGTCAAGAGGACGTCCCTATGCCCTATGCACGAAATCTAGAAAGATTGAGTTTACCTAATCCAGATAAAATCATGCAAGCAGTCAAAACCCTGATGAGCTTTTAG
- the pdhA gene encoding pyruvate dehydrogenase (acetyl-transferring) E1 component subunit alpha, whose protein sequence is MYRDMLLIRRFEEAAARLYAQGKFGGFCHLYIGQEAVGTGVIYALQEKDYIISTYRDHGHALVRGLDPRALMAELLGKRTGIVKGKGGSMHFFDVHKNFLGGHGIVGGHVALASGVGWAIKYKKLDAVVVAFFGEGAANIGAFHEGLNLAALWKLPVVFVCENNHYSMGTPIYRALSVPDVSIRAVAYNMERDKFDGDDVLYVYKRILPYIEKARRGEGPSLIEISTYRFRGHSMSDPAKYRTPEEVETWKRRDPISRAQKMLEYNGVDEKEFARIEAEVRNIVEDAIRFSEESPEPAPYELYTDVYVE, encoded by the coding sequence ATGTATCGAGATATGCTTTTGATACGACGCTTCGAAGAGGCAGCAGCACGATTATATGCACAAGGAAAATTCGGTGGTTTCTGTCATTTGTATATTGGTCAAGAAGCCGTAGGAACTGGAGTCATTTATGCTCTTCAAGAAAAAGACTATATCATTTCCACGTATCGAGATCATGGGCATGCCTTGGTACGTGGTCTTGATCCTCGAGCTCTCATGGCAGAACTTTTAGGAAAACGCACAGGTATTGTAAAAGGGAAAGGCGGATCTATGCACTTCTTCGATGTTCATAAAAACTTCCTAGGAGGACACGGAATTGTGGGAGGACACGTAGCATTGGCATCAGGCGTGGGCTGGGCAATTAAATATAAAAAATTAGATGCCGTTGTAGTGGCTTTCTTCGGAGAAGGAGCAGCAAATATTGGGGCTTTTCATGAAGGATTGAATTTGGCAGCATTGTGGAAATTGCCTGTGGTTTTTGTTTGTGAGAACAATCACTACAGCATGGGAACTCCTATTTATCGTGCTTTGTCTGTTCCTGATGTTAGTATCCGTGCAGTTGCTTATAACATGGAAAGAGATAAATTTGATGGTGATGATGTATTGTATGTTTATAAAAGAATTCTTCCTTACATTGAAAAAGCAAGACGAGGAGAAGGACCTTCTTTAATAGAAATTAGCACTTATCGATTTCGAGGTCATTCCATGTCGGATCCGGCTAAATATCGGACACCCGAAGAAGTTGAAACTTGGAAGCGGCGAGACCCAATCTCTCGAGCTCAGAAAATGCTGGAATACAATGGGGTTGATGAAAAAGAATTTGCAAGGATTGAAGCCGAAGTAAGAAATATTGTTGAAGATGCGATAAGATTTTCTGAAGAATCTCCAGAACCAGCACCCTATGAATTATACACGGATGTTTATGTAGAATAA